One genomic region from Amia ocellicauda isolate fAmiCal2 chromosome 4, fAmiCal2.hap1, whole genome shotgun sequence encodes:
- the LOC136748140 gene encoding ribonuclease P protein subunit p25-like protein: MMEVSVTPDVILPLSIKTNKDPLSTGSFGYMPPGGIGKLAPGNFKKVCKTEEQSPSPFPGLPPDVVEMRVKEGSKIRNLMGFAMTRMESGGSRQIMFSGSGRAVTKTITCVEIMKRKMGGLHQITKLRYKGLQEVWESQEEGPGQASEMTVHRNVPSVCILLSKDPLDPQEHGYQPPESLSTLWETKQEEIRTESPSPQCGKRPLSFLADVNEPESKRLSLEGDPSRYMTD, from the coding sequence ATGATGGAAGTCAGCGTAACCCCTGACGTGATCCTACCACTCTCCATCAAGACAAATAAAGATCCTCTTTCCACAGGCAGCTTTGGTTACATGCCACCTGGGGGAATAGGCAAACTAGCACCAGGGAACTTTAAGAAAGTGTGCAAGACAGAGGAGCAGAGCCCCTCACCGTTCCCAGGACTTCCCCCTGATGTGGTGGAGATGCGGGTGAAGGAGGGCAGCAAAATCCGCAACTTGATGGGTTTTGCCATGACGCGGATGGAGAGTGGAGGGTCACGGCAGATCATGTTCAGTGGCTCAGGCCGCGCCGTCACGAAGACCATCACCTGCGTGGAGATCATGAAGCGCAAGATGGGTGGGCTCCACCAGATCACAAAGCTGAGGTACAAAGGCCTTCAGGAGGTGTGGGAGAGCCAAGAGGAAGGGCCTGGTCAGGCCTCAGAGATGACCGTCCACAGAAATGTGCCCTCTGTCTGCATCTTGCTCTCCAAAGACCCCCTGGACCCCCAGGAACATGGATACCAGCCCCCAGAGTCTCTAAGCACCCTCTGGGAAACCAAACAGGAGGAGATCAGAACTGAAAGCCCCTCCCCACAATGCGGCAAGCGTCCGCTCAGCTTTCTAGCAGATGTCAATGAGCCGGAAAGCAAGAGACTCAGTTTGGAGGGAGACCCTTCGAGGTACATGACTGACTGA
- the LOC136748141 gene encoding cytochrome c oxidase subunit 5A, mitochondrial, translated as MFRAAVRYTAVGIRSLARTQPQHTAPLASRLYSHGKQETDEEFDARWVTYFNKPDIDAWELRKGMNTLVGYDLVPEPKILDAALRACRRLNDLASAIRILEAVKDKAGPHKDIYPYVIQELQPTLKELGISTPEELGIDKA; from the exons ATGTTCAGAGCCGCCGTCCGATACACTGCCGTCGGTATCCGGAGTCTGGCCAGGACCCAGCCCCAGCACACCG CTCCGCTGGCATCCCGGCTTTACTCACATGGAAAGCAGGAGACAGACGAAGAGTTTGATGCCCGCTGGGTTACCTATTTCAACAAACCCGACATTGATGCCTGGGAGCTGAGGAAAG GTATGAATACCCTGGTTGGTTATGACCTTGTACCTGAACCAAAGATCCTTGATGCAGCACTTAGAGCTTGCCGGAGGCTAAACGACTTGGCCAGTGCAATCCGCATCCTAGAGGCAGTCAAG GATAAAGCCGGCCCTCACAAAGACATCTACCCCTACGTGATTCAGGAACTGCAGCCCACTCTGAAAGAACTGGGCATCTCCACACCGGAAGAGTTGGGCATCGATAAGGCATAG